In Nitrosococcus halophilus Nc 4, the genomic stretch GTTAGCACCGTACCCACCAAAATTTTAAGCGCTTAAGTAAGGGAATCTCTCTCGACCTTGATCCCCCCTTCGCTGAAAGCAAGGCTTTCCGACAGCTTTTTAAAACCATTATACCTTCAGCGCTAGGTGTAAGCACCTAGTAGGGCTTAGTGAAGAAGCGATAGGGAGTGCCTTGAAAGGCGCAATGCAAGCTCTGACCTTTTTTCTGTTTTTCCCGCCGTGCTTTGCACTTTATATTTCTATGGTGCGCGTAGCTTCTCAGTTCCACCAGTGATCTCCTTGTTCGCAAAGCTCCTCTAGGACCTGTTGCATCCGCATGTGGATTTGGCGCATTTTGTCTTCGCTGGCATTCGGGGGGACCCAAATTGGAGGTGCCTTCAAAACGATTGCTCGGGTGAAAGGTATCGGGATTTGAAATCCATCCCAACTATTGAGTTGGATTTTGTGTTTCATTGAAACATGAAAGCAGGAGATTGCCGCTCCTGTCTTTCGGGCGAGAATAACGGGACCGACTTTCGCCACATGCCGCGGACCCCTGGGACCATCGATGGTGAAAGCGGCGTCACGTCCCTGCTGGATCTCCTTCACCATCGCGGAGAGGGCTTTCAAGCCGCCCCGTGAGCTAGAGCCGCGGACGGCACTATACCCATGGCGTTGAATGCAGTGGGTCATTGCCTCGCCATCCAGGTTCATGCTAGCCATGACAATGATGCCCCGGTTCCGCCAGTACCAGGTTGCCGGGAAAATGCGACCATGCCAGAAGGTGAAGATCGCGCGGGAGCCAGCCGCGTAGATCTGTTCCAGATACTTATCTCCTTGAGACTCCCAGCGAATGGTGCGACAAATGATGGTGATGACCCAGTAACCGAGCCATCCCATGAGGCGAACTTTGCCGTATTGCCACCTCGTAAGGGTCGGTTGTTTCGTTTTTTTTGGGGTGATGTTCAAACTTGTCTTTGCAGTTGGATGAGCAGAAATAATAGGTTTTGTTCTCGACGCCAATTTTTAACTGGGTAGTTTCAGGATCTACCGGAATTTGATAGAAGACGGGGTCCGTATTGGGACGTTGGCTACGACCAAACGATAGTGATGAAGGCCTTGCCACAGGCAAATGATTTGGTATCAACTTATAGACACAATACATTCAGGATCATCATTGGTTGGCCTATTTACCCGTCGACTTACGGGGTAAGCCTCCATGCTTTCCGGGGGATAGGGTTTTAACAGCGCTGTCAGGGTGTTGGCAGCTTGGTTTTTGGGATTAAGCCAGGCTTCGTAGTCGGCAGGTTCGAGGATGACTGGCATTCGGTCGTGAATGGGTTGGATGAGTTTATTGGCGTCGGTGACAATAATTGTGCAGGAATCGATGCATTTGCCCGTTTCCCCTTCCCAATGCTCCCAGAGCCCAGCAAAGGCAAACACTTCGCCATTACGCCGGCGAATATAGTAGGGTTGTTTGGCGCCATCCGTTGCTGGCTTCCATTCGTAGAATCCATCGGCAGGGATAAGGCAACGCCGATGTCGGAATGCACCCCGGAAGGCGGGTTTAGTAGCAACGGTCTCAGCACGGGCATTGATCATGCTGTAGGAGGTTTTCTCTTCCTTAGCCCAGTGGGGAATGAGCCCCCAGCGTAACATGGTCAATTCTCTCTGGGAGGATTCCCCCCGCACGGCGGGAACCGCTTGAGAAGGGGCAATGTTAAACCGGGGAGTGAGCTCCTGTGTTTGAGAGAGATGAAAATGGGCAGCGAGCTGTTCAAGGGAAGCATGAAGGGTATAACGACCACACATTAGATTGCACCAGTTTGAGTAAGCCCATAGAGTACCAGTTTTTGCATCAACTTTTCTTTCAGGGTGGTGGGATTATCCAGTTGTAATCGCTTTAGGAAGACAGTGGCGCTTTCTGGGGTAGAAGTAATCATTTTGAGCTGACGCCTATTGGGGATAGAAAATCTTTTTTTGACCACCATGGTTTGAAGTAACTCGAACACTCTCATTAAGACCATTTCTTCCGGGGTGAATTCAGTGCCAAAGGGCAATTCCGGGACAAAACCCTGTGCTTTATAAGCGTGAAAAAGCTTTTTAAGGCGTTCTGGATGATTGTCCTTGAAACCGTCAGGAATTTGGTAGTCTTTAGGAATTTTTCCTGCTTTTTTAGCTTCTTTGAGCAGAGATTCTTGAAATCTAGAATCCGCAATTTTTAACAAGGCAATGATGACCTCCCGATCATTTTTGCCTCTCAAATCGGCGATACCATATTCGGTGACCACCATATCCCGTAAATGACAGGGAATGGTGGTATGACCATAGTTCCAAATGATATTGGAACTGATTTCGCCGTGTTTTTCTCTGATGCTCCGGAGCATGATAATGGCGCGGGCGTCAGATAAGGCATGGGCCATGGCAATGAAATTATATTGACCGCCGACTCCACTCACGATACGACCGTCTTCCAATTTATCTGAGATTATGGCGCCATCAAGAGTGACCATAAGGGCGGAATTGAAAAAACGACCCTCTTTTCTTTGCAGCCTTTTGAGTTCCTCATCACCATAAAGTTGATTAACGTAAGAGATCTTCTTCATGCAGAATAGCTCACGCTCTTCTGTTTTTAGATCCCGTAAAAAATTATAAAAGCGCTGGGGTCCTAGGAAGAAACTTCCGTGGAGTAAATACCCTCCTTTGAGCTGAGATCCTAAACAATAATGATAAATTTTCTCAACAGCGTGAGTATCCGTAAGGTCGGCAGGAATTTCTATCCCGCTAGGGGCGTAGAGGTGGCCGTTTTGGTATGCCCATTCCGTTTTAAAAATACCCCACTGTTGTAGTAGGGCAACATCTTTGGCACTAAGCTTGGGGGGGATAATTTTTTCTTCTATGAGGCAAGATAAAGTTTCTGGAGAAACTTGGCTGCTAATCTTGTTTTCATTAAGGAGCCGTTGAAGGGTTTCATGGGGATAGACTTTTCGTTTTAGCACTCCACTATGATAAAGTTGCATAAAACCATCAACGAACATTTCGCTGTTAGCATAGAGACCTTTTTTAAAAGAATTTATTCCCCCTACTTTATGGATCACATTTTCAAATTTATCGAAAACTTTTGATTCCGATAAGAGATCGCGGTAAGCAGGATTATGTTGATGCCTCATATTGACGAAATAGGTGACAGCATCCCCTAGTGAACCAATTCCAAGCTGAATTGTTCCTCCGTCCTTGATAAGGGCGCTGGCATGAAGCCCAATCATGTAGTCAGCTGGATTGATTGCCATATTGGGGGGAGCAAAGAGTTTGAATGTATATTGAGGATGGTCCACAATGGCGTCAAAATCCTCCGGCGATACCAGCGCGTCGCCATACATAAAAGGTAACTCAGGGTTTACTTGACCCAGTATGGCAATTTTTTTCCCGGCCCGTTCCTGTTGACGCATTTTAGGAATAATATCAGGAGTAAGATCAGGGTTGCAGCTCAAGCTATAGCGCTCTTTATTCTCTAATAGTTGAGGGCTGCTAATAAGCTGGGCAAAAACATTAATGCCGCTATCTAAAGAGTCGCGCACCACATGGGTATAGTTGCTGCTCATATAGTTTTGCTGAGCGTGGGGGCTATTGAGAAATTTACCAGGTTGTAAATAAAATTCGGCAATTTCTATATTCGGGGGGACCTTGTTCTTCTTAAGCGCCGAAACATAGTCGAGTTCAGGGTAATCACTAAAAATTCTGGTAGAGAGTGGCTCTATTAATCTGCGATCAAGCTCGTTCTTCCATTGGGGTTTTGCTAGCGTTAGGGCGGTAAAAATTTTTAATTTCAGGCTAGGATCTTGAGCTGCCCGACGGAAGAATTCATTGATTAATTGGTTAGGTTTTCCCAGCCCAATAGGGGTGCCGAGCACAATATGTTTACCCACCTTGCACAAAGTATTTTCGACACAGCTTTCAATATCGGTGTAGTAAATGGGTCTTTTATTATTTCTCGACATAATGCGCTTGGGCCTTTACCTAACAGGATGATATCCCAGGGGATGAGGTGATTGTAGCAATGTTCCTTGTGGGAACAACAGCAAAAAGCATTACTCTAATTTTATGCTTAAGTTGACTACACTTGTTTGGTGCAACCTGCTTAGGCGATCTTCGCTCTTCCCTAGGGTGTGATTCATTCCTAGAAAAAGGCAGGGTGCTTCTCAGGGTGAAATACAGGGGGTTAAAAATGGCTACTTTTCTCACGTCTTTGCGGCGCAATCTGATTAGTCGACCGGTGCTCAAGAGGGTGCGCCGCGTGCTGCCCCCTCTCTCTAAGACAGAGCAACAGGCATTGCATGCAGGCACAGTGAGTTGGGAGGCCGAACTCTTTTCCGGAAGGCCCGATTGGCAATATCTACATGATTTACCCCCGCCCCAGCTTACGGAGGAGGAGCAGGCCTTTATCGATGGCCCCACCGAAGAACTTTGCCGACTCCTGGATGATTGGGAAATCAACCACGAGCGGAAGGATTTGCCTCCAGAGGTTTGGCAATTCATCAAGGATAATGGCTTCTGGGGAATGATTATCCCTAAGGCCTACGGAGGACTGGAGTTCTCGGCCTTGGCTCACTCCTCGGTCATTGTCAAGCTGGCCAGCCGGAGCGTGACGGCGGCGGTGACTGTCATGGTGCCTAACTCTTTGGGGCCCTCGGAGCTTTTGTTGCTTTACGGCACTGAAGAACAAAAAAGCCATTATCTGCCCCGATTAGCCCGGGGTGAGGAGTTACCCTGTTTTGCCATGACAGGTCCTACCGCTGGTTCCGATGCCGCCTCCATGCCTGACTCGGGAGTGGTTTGCTACGGTGATTATCAAGGCCAGCGTACTTTGGGCATGCGGGTCTCCTGGAATAAACGCTACATTACCCTGGGTCCCGTTGCGACCGTATTAGGGTTGGCGTTCCACTTATATGATCCGGATCATCTGTTGGGTGAAAAGGAAGATATTGGCATTACTCTCGCCCTGGTGCCTACGGGCACGCCGGGCGTCCAAATTGGGCGGCGTCATTATCCTTCCTATCAAGCCTTCCAAAATGGTCCCACCACCGGCCAGGATGTATTCATGCCCCTAGAGTGGATTATTGGCGGCCAGGAGCGGGTGGGCCAAGGGTGGCAGATGCTGATGGAGTGCCTGGGGGTAGGGCGTTCCGTGTCTTTGCCTTCCTTAAGCACCGGGGCCGCCAAATTATGTGCCCGCACCACGGGGGATTACGCCCGGGTACGAAAACAATTTCATCTTCCCATTGGCAAGTTTGAAGGGGTAGAAGAGGTTCTAACGCGCATTGCCGCCAATGCCTATTTACTTGATTCCCTTCGCACGACCACCACCGCGGTGGTTGATCAGGGGAACAAGCCTTCCATTCTCTCCGCCATCGCCAAATATCACTCCACCACCCGGATGCGGGAGACTGTCAATGATGCCATGGATGTGCATGGGGGCAAGGCCATTTGCGAGGGGCCGAATAATTATCTGGCCAATAGCTACCACGCCATTCCCGTGTCCATTACCGTGGAAGGGGCGAATATCCTCACTCGAAGCATGATTATTTTCGGCCAGGGGGCGATTCGCTGCCATCCCTATCTCCTCAAAGAGATGCAAGCCGCCCAGGACTCGGATGAAAAACAGGGCTTGGTCGCCTTTGACCAGGCTTTATTCGGGCATATAGGTTTTCTGCTACGCAATCTGGGTCGGGCCTGGTGGCATAATCTTACGGGGGGGCGTTGGGCCCATGCCCCGGAAGGGGGAGTCACGGTTGATTATTATCGACAACTGAGTCGTCTCAGTGCTTCTTTTGCGTTGGTTGCCGATCTCACCTCATTAATTCTGGGGGGAGAGCTGAAACGGCGGGAGAAGCTGTCGGGCCGTCTAGGGGACTGCTTGAGCCATATGTATTTACTCAGTGGTCTTCTGAAAAGATTCGAGGATGAGGGTCAGCCAGAGCAAGATCTGCCCTTGTTCCATTGGTGTAGCCAAAGAGAGCTTTATCTTACCCAGCAGGCATTGGATGAGATCCTGGTGAATTATCCCTCCCGTCCTGTGGGTTGGTTATTGCGCGGGGTTCTTTTTCCTTGGGGCAGGCGTTTCAGAAAACCCACGGATGATTTGGGACGGAGGTGCGCCAGCCTGCTACTGTCCCCTTCTACCGCACGAGATCGGCTGACGGCAGGCATTTTCCTGGGCCGTAGCGAGGAAGATCCCATGGCCCGTTTAGAAAAAGCCTTTGAAGCGGTGATTGCTGCCGATGAGATTAATGAAAAGCTGCATCAAGCAGCCAAGGAGAAAGGGCTGAAAAGCCTCTCCCTTGAAGAGGCTGTAGACGGGGGAGTCATTTTAGAGGCGGAGGCAAAGACGGTGGCGAAAGCGGAAGAGCTCACCTGGGAAATCATTACCGTCGATGACTTTGCGCCGGAAGATCTCACTGGAGCGCAGGCCGTGGAACGGAAGCGGGCTGTATCGGGGGGATAACGACTCCCAGGATGAGAGGAGGGGACATTTTTACCCCTCCTTGAATTTGGCGTCATATCTTCTAAGGTTGTCTTTATCTGTTTTTGATGGAAACCCCAGTGAATGAATAATAACAGGCAAGCGGTGATTGTGGCGGCAGTCCGCACGCCGTTTGCTAAACGGCAAACGGCATTTAAGCATTTTACTCCTCTGGATCTGGGAAAGTTGGTCTGTGCGGAACTCTTAGAGCGGGCTGATATTGATCCCAAAGGGGTGGATCAGGTGGTTTTTGGCCAAGTCATCCCTTCTCTCCAGGCCCCTAATGTTGCCCGGGAGATCGTATTAGGGATTGGCCTACCTCCAGGGATTCCCGCCTACACGGTTTCCAAGGCCTGTATCACCAGTTACCAAACCACGGTGAATGTGTTGGAAGCCATCCAGGAGGGGGCCATTGAGTGTGGTATTGCCGGTGGGACAGAGAGCGCAAGCGATATACCTATCACGGTCTCCAAGCCTCTCCAAGAGGCCTTGCATGAGGCCGCCAGTGCCAAGACCATGGCCCAACGCCTTGCAGCCTTCAGGAAACTCTCCCTCAGTGATTTGCTTCCCCGACCACCCGCCATTGCAGAGCCTTCTACGGGAGAAACCATGGGGGAAGCGGGGGAGCGGATGGCCAAGGAAAACGGTATTTCCCGGGAAGCCCAGGATGAGCTCGCCCGCCGCAGCCACCAACGGGCGGCCCAGGCCTGGCGAGAAGGGAAATTTTCCGATGAGGTGATGGCCGTGCATATTCCTCCTGATTTTACCGAGACCTTGGTGGAGGATAATCTGCTTCGGCCCGAGTCCGATTTGGCGACCTATACCAAGTTGAAACCTGTTTTTGACCGAAAATACGGTACCGTGACGGCGGGGAATAGTTCTCCCTTAACCGATGGGGCCAGCGCTTTGCTGTTAATGAATGAAGCCAAGGCCAAGGCTTTGGGAATGCCTATTCTGGGGAAAGTGCGAAGTTATGCCTTCGCCGCCCTGGATCCCTTTGATCAACTGCTGCTAGGGCCTGCTTACGCCACCCCCATTGCCTTAGAACGGGCGGGAATGACCTTGGCGGATATGGATTTGATCGACATGCACGAAGCCTTTGCCGCCACGGTGCTTTCCACCCTTCAAGCCTTTGAATCAGCGACCTTTGCGCGGGAAAAATTAAACCGTGACAAGCCCATTGGCGAAGTCAATTGGGATAAGCTCAATGTCAATGGAGGGTCCATTGCCATGGGCCATCCCTTTGCCGCCACCGGCGCTCGGGAAATTGCCCAGACCCTAGGGGAATTGAAGCGCCGGGGAGGTGGGGTGGCCCTGTGTACCGCCTGCGCCGCAGGGGGAATGGGGGCCGCCATGGTGCTGGAGGTGACCTCATGAGGGATACCGGGAACTCCCAATCACTGTGGGTTGAAAGACGAGAGGATAATGCTGCCATTATTTGGTTTGATGTTCCCGACGCCCCCGTCAATACTCTCCAAGCAGGTTTTGAGCAGGACTTTAATCATGTGCTTGAGCAACTGACGGCAGATAAGGACCTGGAGGCGGTGGTATTGGCCTCAGCCAAAGAGGACTTTATCGCGGGCGCCGACATCAAGATGTTAACTCAATTGCCGGATTCTGAGGCGGCCAGGCAGCTCTCACACACAGCCCAAGGGGTAATGGAACGGGTGGAATCTTTTCCTCTTCCCATTGTGGCGGCAATTCACGGGGTTTGTCTGGGTGGAGGGCTGGAGGTGGCTTTGGCCTGCCGGGCGCGGGTTGCCTCCAATAGCCGTCGCACCCAGTTTGGCCAGCCTGAAGTCAAATTGGGAGTCATTCCTGGGGTGGGCGGGACCCAGCGGCTACCCCGCCTGGTGGGTCTTGAAACGGCACTGGATATGATCTTGACCGGCAAAACGATTCCCGCCCCTAAGGCCCGGGCTATGGGATTGGTTGATGAAGTGGTTCCCCGGCCGGTCCTTTTAGAAGCGGCTTTGGCCCGTGCCCGTGAGCTTGCCTGGAAAGAGTTGAGGGAGAAAAAGGAAGAGGAGGTTCGCTCTTCCCGCCGGCTTGGTCAGGTTCTTGGTAGCCTTTTGAGCCTGGGGAAACTTAGAACACTGCTTTTAGAAGAGAATCCGGCAGGCCGGTCTGTTTTGTTTAGCCAGGCAAAGAAAAAGGTCCTGTCCCATACCCATGGCAATTTGCCGGCCCCCCTTCAGGCGCTGGAGGTGATCAGAACCGGCATTGAGGAGGGTTTGGAAGCGGGTTTTAAGGCGGAAGTGGAAGCCTTTGGTGATTTGGCTGTGAGCACCAAAGCCCGCAATCTCATGGCCCTGTTTTTAGCGAGGTCCGCGCTGAAGAAGGACCTGGGAACAGAGGCGGAGGTGACGCCCCGGGCAGTGCATAAGGTCGGCGTTTTGGGCGCGGGGCTGATGGGAAGCGGGGTAACTTATGTGACCGCTGCTGAGGCGGGTTTGCCCGTGCGCTTGAAAGACGTCAGTCACGAGGTCTTGCGGCAAGGACTCCGCTCCCTATGGAAGGCGGTGACCGAGCAAGTTCAAAAGCGGCGCATGACGTTGGGGGAACGTGACCGGGTGCTCGCCTTGGTCCGTCCCACGACCGAGTATACAGGGTTTAAACGGGCCGATGTGGTGATCGAGGCCGTAGTTGAAAATATTGAGGTAAAGCACCAGGTACTGCGTGAAGTGGAAGCCCATGGCGGCCCCGAGATGATTTTTGCTTCCAATACTTCTTCCATTCCCATCCATAAAATTGCCGAGGCGAGCCATCACCCCGAGGCGGTGATTGGGATGCATTATTTCTCCCCAGTGCCTAAGGTGCCGCTCCTTGAAGTTGTGGTAACCGAAAAAACGGCACCGGAGGTTGTGGCCACCTGTGTCGCGCTCGGTAAACGCCAAAACAAAACGGTGATTGTGGTTCGTGATGGAGCGGGATTCTATACTACGCGGATATTAGGTCCCTATATTAATGAAGCCACCCATCTTTTAGCCGAGGGAGTCTCCATAGAGGATATTGATAGGGCATTGATTAATTTTGGCTTTCCGGTGGGACCCATAAAGTTGCTAGATGAAGTGGGTATTGATGTGGTTCAAAAGATCGCCCAGATCTTGCAAGAGGCCTTCGGTGAGCGGATGAAACCCACATCAGTGCTGGAAAAATTAGTGGGGGCCGATCGCTTTGGCAAAAAAAATGGTCAGGGTTTCTATCGTTATCAGAAAGTGGAAGGAGTTTTTAAGGGGAAGCAAGTCGATAAATCCGTGTATCAGTTATTGGATGTTAAACCTCACAAAAAAATTGAGGCCAATGAAATTGCCATGCGCTGTCTTTTGCCGATGGTTAATGAGGCGGTGTACTGCTACAGCGACGGCATTCTGCGGTCGGCCCGAGACGGCGATGTGGGTGCTGTTTTCGGGCTGGGTTTTCCACCCTTTTTAGGGGGACCCTTTCGCTTTATTGATAATCAAGGCACGGGCGAAATTGTCGAACGGCTCACTCATTACCAAAAGCAATGGGGTGAGCGTTTTACTCCTGCGCCTCTTCTCGTTGAACTCGCTCAACAGGGAATCGGTCTTCATGATAAGAAAACGCCTCCACCGGGGGAGACTCTTCCCTGACTCTTGTGGTGATTTATGTCATAGAAGAGGCATTAAGGTGAGGGCTAGCAAGTAGCTTTTGCTTATGAGCATTCGAGGCGAGGATGGTGACCCAAATGGAAACCATTGTCCCTATGGAATGAGCGGTCAGTAAAGAAAAATTTATCACTAATATGAATACATCAAGAGCGCGAATGATCTTGCTAGGATCGGTAATGGCTATACCGGGGGGTTGGGAAACCGTTTTTGCTATTAGCAGTGATATGCTTACTCCCATGCCGATAAAGCTAACTAGGGTTCCTAGAAGGCTGACTTTGGAACTTAATCCTAAAAGCCAAGGGGAGGATTCCTTCTCTGCACTAATATAAGTATCCGGCTCCAAATATATTTTTCGAGCGAGCCGCGTATAATAAAAAAAGATGATGGTGCTTAGACATAAGATGACAAAGGCATAGAACGCCCACAGGAGACCGCCGCTAAGTTCGTTAGGGGAAAGGACTTGGCCTGAGGTAGCAAAAAGCAATAGTAGCGCAGAAGCGATCGCAAATATAAATTGTATCCAGAAAACGGTCCATCCGAGTCGGCGGAGATTTTTGACTAATCTTAAAATGGCCTTGGCAAGATTCGACGGCATTCTTTTCGATTTAAACCGCCTGCCGGGTTGTTGTGGCCTGGCAGGCGGGTGAGGGGGAGGGAGTTCATCTCGTTGATGGGTTTTTAGGAAAATAACCCCCACCAGGATAATCACTAATACAGTCAAAACAATCGCTGTAATTTCATGTAATGCTTTATAAAAACCAACCAAGTCAGAATTCTTTGTTTCCCAGGTAGGAATCGATAAGCCCCAAAACTTGATGGGGATTCCGCTGGATGTAGCCTGAAGAAAACCGCTAATTGCTGCAATTGCTACGCACCCATAGATCAATAGATATAAATTCCAGACTACTGCTTTCTGCCAACCGGAAGTACCCCCTAGAAGTGGGGAACTACCCAATATCAACCACAATAGGATTTGAAAAGCTACCAGTATTACGCTTGTCAATCCCAGGGAGATATGCAGATTGATAAAAAACTCTCGTTCTGGGGCTGTGGGTGGCAGGTACTGGAGATACCACCCCAAGCCAATTAAAACAAAGATTAGCGAAGCCAGTATCCAATGAATGGCCGTAAAGAAAAGGCTATGCTGTGTTGGGCTTGATTTCATATGAATGGTTGGTGTTTAGGGGCACAGATAAAAAAATATTAGATCCCAACTGTCTAAATTTCTAGGACCATATTTTCTTGACTTTTCTTTTAACTTCTTCTACTTATACGGGATGGAAACGGACCGCGCGATTGGATTCGGAATCTGTGGATCTGTTTAGAACGCGCTATGCTCATACTGACACCAATCCCTCTGTTCTTGCCCTTCTTCAGGTGAGGGTTTGTGAACCGGTGCAGTTTGAGGTATTTCTGCCTTTGGCCTTGTTGAAGCAAACCAAATTTTTTAAAGATCCTTCAAGCCACAAAGGATGCTCTATTGCTTAGACACAGTATTGATTAAGTATCTGCTTTATGGGCTGACGCCTATGGAAGCGCGATTAGCCACTTTGCTTGTTGCTGGCCATGAACTTCGGGAAGCAGCAAGTGCTCTCCACATTTGGTTTTAGCCACCTCGTCTCATCATATCAAGCTGGCGGCAGAGAAACTGCCCAACGGTCAGTATGGTTATAAAATGCTCCAACACCGGGTCAGCAATGCCATAGGCCCCCAAGATCATACCGCGTTATATGCTGATATTGCGGTCATTCCCGGAGCTATTCTCTTTGCCAAGCAGGGAGATGTGGTCAAAGTGGAACTCACCAACAATACGGAAGTAAAGGTAGGCTTTGAGGTCCCTGGCTTTTTTAATAGTTATGGGACCAAGGTCGACCCGGGAAAAACCCAGACCTACACCTTCAACGCTAACCGTGCGAGAACTTATCTGTACCGGGATGAACATTTTCAACAGGTTTTCCCAACACTTTTCATGATGGCCCAACAAAATTCCCGCCCGGGTGTCATCCCCAATCCGCCGGTTCCTAGCACCATTGATACTCGATTGATGCCCGAACCCTTTGCGACGGAAGTCTTCACGATCAAGGCGGGCGATGGCGTAGGCCCTGGAGACTGGCAATACCACTGCCATGTCTTTGCCCATATGGAAGCGGGCATGCATGGTCATTTCAAAGTGGTGGAGGTGTCTGAAGCGGCAGTCAGCATTGCCGGCGCTTCTCTTTATGGTGGCATTTTCGGCAGTTCGGGAACAGGGGTAGCTACCTTTGAGATTTCAGACGAGCCGGGCCGTTGGTTTAAGAGTACCCGAGGCGATATTACGGGTACCGATACCCAGTCTCTGGAACTGCTTCATCCCAATGACAGTATTCACTTTATCATGTCAGATACCCACACGTCCCATACCATGACCAGTTTGCTGTGGCCGATGGGGGCAGAGAATATGCCCTTTGACCAAGTCACTTCTGCTGCACCTTGGCATGTGACGTATCCTAGTGTTCCTGTTCAGATCACCGGTGGGGCGGTTGCTGACTTAAGAGAGGTCTTGGAAGCTAGGTACGGACAAGACATTCAATTGGCAAATCTTTTTGATCCTGAAATACCTGGCGTGGGAGAAGTATGGATCGATACCCAGTTTGAAAAAACTAACAGCAAAACCAAGCCAGGAACGATTACCGTACTAGATGCAGAGAACTGGACAATCAAGCGCAAGATCTCCTTACCCGAGATCAACATGAACCATCCCCACAACATGTGGACCGACCGGGATCAAAAAGTTGTCTACCAAACCCAATGGTTCGATAACAAGCTCACTTTTGTTGACAGGGTTACTGGCCAGCTCATCAAAAACATTCGGGTAGGCGAGTCTCCTGCCCATGTCATGACTCGCCCCCACAATGACACTATCCTG encodes the following:
- a CDS encoding DUF3611 family protein yields the protein MKSSPTQHSLFFTAIHWILASLIFVLIGLGWYLQYLPPTAPEREFFINLHISLGLTSVILVAFQILLWLILGSSPLLGGTSGWQKAVVWNLYLLIYGCVAIAAISGFLQATSSGIPIKFWGLSIPTWETKNSDLVGFYKALHEITAIVLTVLVIILVGVIFLKTHQRDELPPPHPPARPQQPGRRFKSKRMPSNLAKAILRLVKNLRRLGWTVFWIQFIFAIASALLLLFATSGQVLSPNELSGGLLWAFYAFVILCLSTIIFFYYTRLARKIYLEPDTYISAEKESSPWLLGLSSKVSLLGTLVSFIGMGVSISLLIAKTVSQPPGIAITDPSKIIRALDVFILVINFSLLTAHSIGTMVSIWVTILASNAHKQKLLASPHLNASSMT
- a CDS encoding multicopper oxidase domain-containing protein; the protein is MVLATSSHHIKLAAEKLPNGQYGYKMLQHRVSNAIGPQDHTALYADIAVIPGAILFAKQGDVVKVELTNNTEVKVGFEVPGFFNSYGTKVDPGKTQTYTFNANRARTYLYRDEHFQQVFPTLFMMAQQNSRPGVIPNPPVPSTIDTRLMPEPFATEVFTIKAGDGVGPGDWQYHCHVFAHMEAGMHGHFKVVEVSEAAVSIAGASLYGGIFGSSGTGVATFEISDEPGRWFKSTRGDITGTDTQSLELLHPNDSIHFIMSDTHTSHTMTSLLWPMGAENMPFDQVTSAAPWHVTYPSVPVQITGGAVADLREVLEARYGQDIQLANLFDPEIPGVGEVWIDTQFEKTNSKTKPGTITVLDAENWTIKRKISLPEINMNHPHNMWTDRDQKVVYQTQWFDNKLTFVDRVTGQLIKNIRVGESPAHVMTRPHNDTILVTLNGEEGNADTNFM
- the fadJ gene encoding fatty acid oxidation complex subunit alpha FadJ; the protein is MRDTGNSQSLWVERREDNAAIIWFDVPDAPVNTLQAGFEQDFNHVLEQLTADKDLEAVVLASAKEDFIAGADIKMLTQLPDSEAARQLSHTAQGVMERVESFPLPIVAAIHGVCLGGGLEVALACRARVASNSRRTQFGQPEVKLGVIPGVGGTQRLPRLVGLETALDMILTGKTIPAPKARAMGLVDEVVPRPVLLEAALARARELAWKELREKKEEEVRSSRRLGQVLGSLLSLGKLRTLLLEENPAGRSVLFSQAKKKVLSHTHGNLPAPLQALEVIRTGIEEGLEAGFKAEVEAFGDLAVSTKARNLMALFLARSALKKDLGTEAEVTPRAVHKVGVLGAGLMGSGVTYVTAAEAGLPVRLKDVSHEVLRQGLRSLWKAVTEQVQKRRMTLGERDRVLALVRPTTEYTGFKRADVVIEAVVENIEVKHQVLREVEAHGGPEMIFASNTSSIPIHKIAEASHHPEAVIGMHYFSPVPKVPLLEVVVTEKTAPEVVATCVALGKRQNKTVIVVRDGAGFYTTRILGPYINEATHLLAEGVSIEDIDRALINFGFPVGPIKLLDEVGIDVVQKIAQILQEAFGERMKPTSVLEKLVGADRFGKKNGQGFYRYQKVEGVFKGKQVDKSVYQLLDVKPHKKIEANEIAMRCLLPMVNEAVYCYSDGILRSARDGDVGAVFGLGFPPFLGGPFRFIDNQGTGEIVERLTHYQKQWGERFTPAPLLVELAQQGIGLHDKKTPPPGETLP